AAGCTGTTACACAACTGTGTTGTACTGTAGCTGAAAGAGAGCAAGAATATGTTGAACCGGTCTTGTACATACTCTTCCAGCATGGGAATACTGTAAAGGCAGGAAAACGAAATCCGACACTTACTACGCACAGAACAGTAATAAACAGCCACAAAGAATGCATTGATTGTGATACAAAGCACGAAGTAACTCACCAAGAGTTCCATGTAAAATGTGTTGCATAAGACGACAGGAAGGGGATGTTGTTGATCACCAGAGGAAATcaagaaatttgatttcttctcctttttttccaaCAAGAGGAGGGGCTTGATACCGTTCACTGCTAAGGGAGTTGCACAGCCTGATCAGTATGTAAGACCACAACAATCAAAATTAcaatccaataaataaataactttagtttaatttctttatatttttgatggattaaacaaataaaacaaaagctttatTTCGTGagagattaaaaacaacatgtttGTAACATTACAAACATGTAATACCATGGATTATCTGGTGACTGCCAGATAATCTATGGTATCTTAATTTTGtgactaaaatattaattttacacCTGCAACTAATCTGTCAGGCAGATAGTTGCAGTGGATTTGTTTTAgctgtgaagaaaaacatactgtacaccaaaaggaaaaaaaaaaaacccacaaatattttctttttacttaagaaaaaacattttgtgcttGCTGGAATGGAGAGAAAGAAactattgcaaaaataaaattaagaaagaaTGAAAGGGAAAACACAAGTTACTCTAACAAATAAATTACTAACTCTAAGTCTACCTGCTGAAAAAAAGTAACATATCCTGACTATGCCATAGCTTGTTAAGGCTTTTATCCAGTAaactttggtcatttttaataTGTATATCATGGCTCACTACCTTaggtggcaaaaaaaaacttgaggaAAACCCCCAAAGGTATTATTATAGACTATAGTTGAGCCCAAATTAAGTTTGTAGATAATTCATGTGTGAAGTCAATGTTTTTGAGCACTCCAAGAAAACATGGCTACATTGTACATGGTTTATTGCTCTGAAATTAGGTATCTGATGCACACTACACTAAATTACAAGGCCCTACAGATTTATGTAGAAATTGCCTTTATACAGTTTTCTTATTCTTACTCATTCTTCTggtatttagaaaatataaataattcaaGTTTTTCTAACTGTCAGACAAGTGAAAAAAGAGGTTACATGTATTTGACATAGTTTATGGTTTCTGCTACTGGAAAATATTGGAAACTATCTTATAGAACAGAGCAATGCAGATACTAACACAacgttttttttgtgtgaattagTAATGTGAAACTGCAAGAAGGAACtcttgtgaataaaaacaggaataGTGAAATTATGGCGTATTTTCCTCTAAGCAGCTAACAGATTAAAACTCTGAAACTAAAGGCAGACATTACCCATGAGAAAACTATTGCTCTATgtaatcatttgtttttttttgtgtgtgtgaaaatgtcgttttttattttgctgacaCCAAAGGTTTTACAAAATGAGATACAAATGCAGTCAGATTAAAGATCGATATGCACatgaaactaatttaaaagtcCTTAATGATGTGCTTAAACCACAGTTTTTGCAGTTTCCCCTTACACAAATCACTCAAAATGGAAGATAATTTAAATGCTTTCCAGAAATTTCAGCTCATGTCATTTTGTAATCCGGAGTGGAACAACAGAAGGAATAATGCAGTTGTATCTGACGTCTTGGACATTTGTGTGGTGGGGCTTAAAGATCTGAATTGTGTCGTACACACCGTGTGAATTTCCCTCAAAATTCTTTGCTTATTAAACCCCTCAAAGCTCTTTATAGCCCAGTTGTCTGCCCACCTCTCTCTACCACACTTTTACCTTCTACTCAATTTTCCAAGCTTCTTTAATAATGCACTTTTGTGGCTTGACTGCCTGATGAAGGGAGTCAATGACTGCTCACAGTGTCCAAGCAGCCATTTTCCTCCATGAGCATGAAGACAGCAATATAACCATTACAAAACagtttgatattaaaaataGTTGGTTTTGTGTAATATtctgagaaaatgtatttggGGTTTTTATAAGCTGTAAGTCACAGTTTTCAAAAACGAACAGATATAAATTATAGAAACATATCAGTTTGggagcaataaatcaatagaataagtttagtttcacttttattacaatttacttaaataaattaacatttttattacataaaaatgtattgactAGTACATTGCTAACTGGGGATGTAGACACATTACACTGAATATTACTGTACCAGCATAGAAACCCGTTGTagaaaaagctaattttatAAACTGCCGTATTAGATTTTGTCAAATCTTCATGGATTTGACTAATTGTGCagaacaaaaaagtaaatgtgtACAATTcattatttagagaaaaaaaatatttaaaaatctacaCTTAAAAAGTAAGTGTAGTCCATTTGATAACATTATAGAGGTTGCAgaatataaaacaatacaacTGTTAAGACAAATTACTCAACATCCTTAAAGTCTTTCCCTTTCTTTTAGTTGTCCTGGGATTGGGTCCGGAGGAACCAGTAACGTTTTCCATCTACAACACAAAAGCTTATATTGTTATGATGTAGCCCCTAAAGTCAACAAATATAAGCAAGTCAAAGTAAATGAAGGTTATTTCATACTATTTTTCCCTGAGTATGTGCTGCTCCAGGAGGTATGTTGCCCTTCGCCTCACCTCTCCATCGCTGTTGTACTGAATGGCTTCTAAAACTGAAAGTCCACCTTGGCTGACAAACTGCTCTGCTATCTGGAGGTAATAACAGGCTTATTTAACAAAGGCAAACACTGTTATAAGCAGCTTAGCTAAAGTGAAtagttttagcattttatgaGGCCCTGCATACCTGCGGAGAGCTAACGATCATCATGAACAGGACCTCCAGACTCAGAGTCACTATGTCTTGGTCGGCCATTTTTAGAGTAGCAGTGAGGGCAGACAGCAGTCCAAGCTCCGCCAGCTGGATGCAGAACTCCTTTTTCTTGTGGGCAACGTTTGCTAAAACCCTTAGAACCTAAATGTAACACACACAATGTCTGTTATGTGTTAGACATAAAGGAGAAGGCACAATAAGTACCAGCTGTAGGCTTTAGTTTTTGCTGACCATAGTATTAATGCCttgagaaaaaggaagaagctCCAACAGTCTCGGCACCAAGTTTAAAGTTAAGAGAGCAGAACAAGATTCTGTGGAGTGGGCTGGAACAGAGAGGcgagaaaaacacagattaaaaCTGACCAACAATTACAGGATTTAATGCTTCTGAATTATTCCAAACATTTATAGAAATGCCTTGCTAAACTGTTAGCAACATTGCAAGTGATTAAATACATTCAGATGTGTAAAGGATAATAGGAcacatttcttctctttcaCAATAACAATCCACCGCTTGGGTATTTCCGGCTGCTTATGTCTTAGGAAATATAGCTTTTTTTGCTGAGTCTACTGTTCTTGCTAAAGTACacattgtcacattacaactacaagctccaatatattttatatggattttaactaaataactaagaaaacaacatcatgatagatgcatttaattttttttacaattaaaaatctgtgaaGTGTGGCATACATGATAAGAATAattaattttgtgtaaaataattcCATTGCAACAGGTTGATTTTGTGCAAAGCTTAGTAAGCTATATtgcaaataatatatttaatcaattttaaggaCTTCGGTGGACCCCGACCATGACTCCTGTCCCTTGTGATGAAAATTTCCTCACCGCATGATGTCGACACCCTCATGTTTCTACATTGGGAATGGTACATTAAGGATGATACAAGGGGTTAGTGTTactttttctgtcaaactgaaTACTGAACTTTCTGTGGCTTTTTAAAcaacagatttcttcttttcataCTCTCGTAAAGGCACAATTAATAGTTGTCATATCAACAGACTCTCCTACATGATCTGTAGAGCTGGGCAGCTTCTTTACACATCTGACTGCATCTCTAATCTTCTCCCTGTCAGGCTTGTCATTTTATGATGATGACCATGTCTTGATAGGATCACAGTCGGGGCATTCGCCTTCCATTTTTGAAGAAGATTAATTAAACAATGCTCCCAGAGAtgttaaaagcttaaaaaagtaaaatagtcCAACCCATGCTTTAAagttctccacaactttatcttcgacctgtctgctgtgttacTTTGTCTTAGTGAAGCTGTTTATTCACTGATCTCCTCTAGCCAACATCTAAAGTCTGCTGTAGTTATACTGTGATATTAACCTCAGGTGAACATAGAAATTAGTAGAAGACATTTCGTTAAGGACAATTTGTTCCTGCTCAAAACCTAACCAGTTACAAAAACTTAACTTGTAGTCACAGTGATTGAGATGTGATGCGGCTCTCACCTGTGAGGTTGTTGAGGACCCAGGCTGTCTCTCTGGCGAGGGCCGGCAGAGTGTGAATAAGGGCAACAACAAGTTCACACAGCGGCGCCACCAGATCAACACCACCCAGCTGAGAGTGGACAGTTTCTGCAGGGCAGGACGACAAGAGGTTTCCAACGCACCTCAGCAGGGGACACACAAGCTACAAAGGATATTTTTGACTCATCGTTATAATGGCACAAACTTGAATacacataaacaaaataatcacaaattATTAAATCACAAAAGGCtactttaaatctgttttttaactGACATGCAAGAAAGAATATGATGCACGTTTTCAATTAAACTAACAGTGATGTCCAGTTTGCCTTGAGAAAAGtttcaattattaaaaaaatgcacagtACAATGGGACTAAAGGtaaaatttaacattaaaagaaaCCAGTATAAAGTGACAATAAGCATAAAAGCCTAAAAGTAAGAATTTACACACCAGCTCCACGCCTTGGTCAGTGTTTCCATCAGCCACAGCACCACCTAGTGACACCAACAAGGAACCACACTGCCTCAAGGCCCCTTGCGCCAACAGCTCTCTGTGATCCTCAGAGCTGCTAAATGCAAGTTTGAGAAAagatagaaaacaaatattaccaCAAGTAAGAAGAAATGtgcaaagatgaaaaaaaaaaaaacagtgtctGAATATCAAAGCTTTCACCTGGATGTGAGGGAGTGCAGACACCATGCACACTCTATAGCTGGAGCCAGACCAAAATCAGGATCAGGAGTCAGAACTGATAGCAGATGTGAAGGTAAGCTGGAGGCCAGCACTGTCCTGCAAGCACACAGTAAAGTTACTCAGAACTTACAGATGTGTTAAAGGGTAATGTTGTTCAGAACATGTAATTTTCCAAGAGGAAACTGATGCCCTGAGCGTACTGACGGGATAACTTTCTGCGCTGCATCTTTGCTCTGCAGAAGCTGAAAGAGGGCGAAGCCTGCAGCTTCCACCACTGCCAGGTTATGTCTGTGGTTCTGAAAtgccaaataaaaacagattttttttaattacacattcaaattcaaatttcagagattttacagacctttaaatattaaaacatttctctattaaATTTGAAAGAGCGTGATTCATCAGTTTCTTAAAGAAAACTGGTTTATTTATggcaacattaaaatatataacacTTCTATTTGTCTACTCTAGACTAAATTACCAAACTGTAGATGCTTATTCTTTAAAGCTCACACTGCAATTCTTTACACTTTAACTCTgttaaaaaaccccccaaaaactcattattattatgtattattattaggttttgaaaatctattttcttcttcattagagaaaaatatattgttattttaaaattaatttgcaaGTCAcacaattaagaaaaaaatgaatgaaagataatttacagaaaaaactatatgtaaagaaaaaataatggaTGTAACTCAGTATATAAACCCAAAgagaattttcttctttaagcaaattttaaagaaaagtaatttttgccTCGCTTATCCAGACTTGGAAAGTTAAATGATAAAAGCAAGTTCCAGACTTTTCCAAACTTTCTAATTATCTCACTGATcgaaaatctaacaaaaataacaatggaATAATTATTGATACAAAGCAATAACTACCAATTTCAAAATTATGTATTGTAAAGCCCTTTTGAGATGTTTTGCAGGTCATTTCTTGTTCAAACGCAGATAGAATTTTTCatcttgttatttttttttttccaaatgtggTTAGATGCTCTTAAAGATTTTGCAAAAACATATAAACAGAAATTACTCCAGATACAGTTACTTTTCCATCACAACTTTTAGCTTACCTGTATACAGCCGGCCAGTGCTGGGATGATTCCCTGGGCCAGAAGCCTCTCTTTTACCGTCTCGCTGTCCGGGCATATATTCCCCAGTGTGTACAGACACAGCTCCTGTGCAGATAGAAACGTGCACAAACTCTAAGCTAAAAACTGTCTCTTTAATAACATGATGCTACTAATAATGAACATGTGAGATGGGTGAAGACCCACTGTGAACTTGGTGCTCTGGCCTGACAGGTATGTGAGCAGATAGGGGGTAGCGGGCAGACAGGCGGACGCAACGCTGGTGTGGGTGGAGTGAGAGAGCTCATGAAGACAGCGAAGAGCCTGCAGACGGCAGCGAGCGTCAGAGCCGGTGAGGAGGCCGACCAGCAGGTGCATGCTGTTCTCCAGCCTGATGggacacatccacacacacagtTCATCAGAGGTTAAGTTGACTGAACTCACTTTTTATGGTGATGGATGTAAAAACCATACTTAATGAAGGTGAGTTGAGCTGATGGGTTACGCAGAGCTTTACTCAAGGGTCTTAAGAAGGCCTCTTTTTCTGTGCCGCCATGGTGAAGTTTTTGGAACAAGGTGACCACATCCTGGAGAGGAAGAAAATCAGTATATCCTCATATTGTCAAACTAGGGGGAAATAATCAATCAGATCTAATGAAACTTACCTGTTCCCCAGGTGTAACCTCCATGGTGTCCTGTTCTTCATCTTCATTAAGAAGGAGCCTTTTGCTCACAAGTTGTCTGTCTCTGCGGGCTTGCCTCAGGGCTGAAGCAGAAAGGACAATAAGACCCCAACAATGCTTTGAAACTCAAGTCATTTGGAAGTAGCCCATCAGTTTTCAGATGCTTACTGCATTTTACATCAATTATAACAAAAGCTAGcttcacaacatttttaatgaagctCATGTTTGGACTTTAACTAAGCCACTGCAACACCTTCATTAATTTCTGTTCAGCACTTATCTTGTATGTTTGCTGCTGTGTTAAGGATTTTTGTCCAGTGTAGGGGCAAGTTTGTGACAATATTTATCTTTCACAGCATCATGGTACCTTCGATTATTGCAAGGTGCGAGAGATAACGAAGCCGTATAGAGCCTGAAATTGAGCTTTTTGTAATTTCTCAACATTGCTTTGATATTGGTGGGATGTTATTTACTTCAAGTGGCAAGATTAGCAACTGTTCAGATGTTGCTACTTGTAAGCAATTTTTCCCACTGTGGAATTATGGACTCGTTTGAAAATTGGTTCAAACCCTCCTCAGGTCAATCAATCTTTAGTTATTAGGTGCCACACAAGAAGGAAGCACATGGCTTTACTGAAGATAGCAACAGtagtcaataaaaaacaaaacaatgagctACACAAGAATGAAGATGCatggaaacaaacacagaaaagagaaGTTAAAgtggtgttgtttttatatgaagAACTGTAGAAACGCATTTGTGTTAATGACATAATCATGACGAGCAACACGAGTTATCTTTAATGCTACTGATAGCTTTCCTTCCTGGCATCTCATAGCCTCCTGAGATCAGCAAACTCTCCAAACATCTCCATTAAAAAGGTGGCTAAACCTGCTGACGATCAGTTTGTTAGGTGTAGtggttttcctttttaaatcaaactaaataagTTTGGGTATACTGAGTTCTCCATACACCCACTGACAGCTGAGTTACCCACTAAGTGTtacctctttctttttctctcctcttcgTCCTGAGCTCCTCCAGGTTGTTAGCATGCCCACCAGCTTTATGGCGAACTTTATTTAATCTCCACATTTCACAGGCAGCAAAAAACTATTTAGCATAAAACTACAAACAAACTTTCCGTCAGATGCTCAGTTCAGTGTCGGCGTAACCAGGAACTGTAACCATGGCAGTCATGACATCCGGGACTCTTGCTTGCTGCTGTCGCTTCACCTCCCTTTACCGGCTACGTCGCCGCCTAGCGGACGCACATAATGCAACGcttgaattttttcttttcttttcaagttGCTACAGCTACAAGTGGGTTTGTTGACACGaatggcaaataaaaaaaaaaaaggtaacagACCAATCTTatgcaaaaaagtaatttttattgtataaaagtaatcttttaatGCACAAGGGGAATATTTGATTTGAGAAAGTATGATCATTATGTGGCTAAAAACCAGGTGAAATATTTTCATGGTTCATTGGATATTTATGAATGCTGTAGTATTTCAGGGTTCATGATGCTATGCACCCCGATAGTTGCCAGGGCCTTTGGCAGAGAAACAGGCAGAGTCACAAATTTATACAATATTCTTGACATACCAGAACCAAATACAGGATAATTTTCACATATACTGTagcaattaaatgttaaaaca
This Xiphophorus hellerii strain 12219 chromosome 23, Xiphophorus_hellerii-4.1, whole genome shotgun sequence DNA region includes the following protein-coding sequences:
- the tmco6 gene encoding transmembrane and coiled-coil domain-containing protein 6 isoform X1; amino-acid sequence: MWRLNKVRHKAGGHANNLEELRTKRREKERALRQARRDRQLVSKRLLLNEDEEQDTMEVTPGEQDVVTLFQKLHHGGTEKEAFLRPLSKALRNPSAQLTFIKLENSMHLLVGLLTGSDARCRLQALRCLHELSHSTHTSVASACLPATPYLLTYLSGQSTKFTELCLYTLGNICPDSETVKERLLAQGIIPALAGCIQNHRHNLAVVEAAGFALFQLLQSKDAAQKVIPTVLASSLPSHLLSVLTPDPDFGLAPAIECAWCLHSLTSSSSEDHRELLAQGALRQCGSLLVSLGGAVADGNTDQGVELLVCPLLRCVGNLLSSCPAETVHSQLGGVDLVAPLCELVVALIHTLPALARETAWVLNNLTAHSTESCSALLTLNLVPRLLELLPFSQGINTMVLRVLANVAHKKKEFCIQLAELGLLSALTATLKMADQDIVTLSLEVLFMMIVSSPQIAEQFVSQGGLSVLEAIQYNSDGEMENVTGSSGPNPRTTKRKGKTLRMLSNLS
- the tmco6 gene encoding transmembrane and coiled-coil domain-containing protein 6 isoform X3, producing MWRLNKVRHKAGGHANNLEELRTKRREKERALRQARRDRQLVSKRLLLNEDEEQDTMEVTPGEQDVVTLFQKLHHGGTEKEAFLRPLSKALRNPSAQLTFIKLENSMHLLVGLLTGSDARCRLQALRCLHELSHSTHTSVASACLPATPYLLTYLSGQSTKFTELCLYTLGNICPDSETVKERLLAQGIIPALAGCIQNHRHNLAVVEAAGFALFQLLQSKDAAQKVIPTVLASSLPSHLLSVLTPDPDFGLAPAIECAWCLHSLTSSSSEDHRELLAQGALRQCGSLLVSLGGAVADGNTDQGVELLVCPLLRCVGNLLSSCPAETVHSQLGGVDLVAPLCELVVALIHTLPALARETAWVLNNLTAHSTESCSALLTLNLVPRLLELLPFSQGINTMVLRVLANVAHKKKEFCIQLAELGLLSALTATLKMADQDIVTLSLEVLFMMIVSSPQIAEQFVSQGGLSVLEAIQYNSDGEVRRRATYLLEQHILREK
- the tmco6 gene encoding transmembrane and coiled-coil domain-containing protein 6 isoform X2 produces the protein MWRLNKVRHKAGGHANNLEELRTKRREKERALRQARRDRQLVSKRLLLNEDEEQDTMEVTPGEQDVVTLFQKLHHGGTEKEAFLRPLSKALRNPSAQLTFIKLENSMHLLVGLLTGSDARCRLQALRCLHELSHSTHTSVASACLPATPYLLTYLSGQSTKFTELCLYTLGNICPDSETVKERLLAQGIIPALAGCIQNHRHNLAVVEAAGFALFQLLQSKDAAQKVIPTVLASSLPSHLLSVLTPDPDFGLAPAIECAWCLHSLTSSSEDHRELLAQGALRQCGSLLVSLGGAVADGNTDQGVELLVCPLLRCVGNLLSSCPAETVHSQLGGVDLVAPLCELVVALIHTLPALARETAWVLNNLTAHSTESCSALLTLNLVPRLLELLPFSQGINTMVLRVLANVAHKKKEFCIQLAELGLLSALTATLKMADQDIVTLSLEVLFMMIVSSPQIAEQFVSQGGLSVLEAIQYNSDGEMENVTGSSGPNPRTTKRKGKTLRMLSNLS
- the tmco6 gene encoding transmembrane and coiled-coil domain-containing protein 6 isoform X5; this encodes MWRLNKVRHKAGGHANNLEELRTKRREKERALRQARRDRQLVSKRLLLNEDEEQDTMEVTPGEQDVVTLFQKLHHGGTEKEAFLRPLSKALRNPSAQLTFIKLENSMHLLVGLLTGSDARCRLQALRCLHELSHSTHTSVASACLPATPYLLTYLSGQSTKFTELCLYTLGNICPDSETVKERLLAQGIIPALAGCIQNHRHNLAVVEAAGFALFQLLQSKDAAQKVIPTVLASSLPSHLLSVLTPDPDFGLAPAIECAWCLHSLTSSSEDHRELLAQGALRQCGSLLVSLGGAVADGNTDQGVELLVCPLLRCVGNLLSSCPAETVHSQLGGVDLVAPLCELVVALIHTLPALARETAWVLNNLTAHSTESCSALLTLNLVPRLLELLPFSQGINTMVLRVLANVAHKKKEFCIQLAELGLLSALTATLKMADQDIVTLSLEVLFMMIVSSPQIAEQFVSQGGLSVLEAIQYNSDGEVRRRATYLLEQHILREK
- the tmco6 gene encoding transmembrane and coiled-coil domain-containing protein 6 isoform X4, which translates into the protein MWRLNKVRHKAGGHANNLEELRTKRREKERALRQARRDRQLVSKRLLLNEDEEQDTMEVTPGEQDVVTLFQKLHHGGTEKEAFLRPLSKALRNPSAQLTFIKLENSMHLLVGLLTGSDARCRLQALRCLHELSHSTHTSVASACLPATPYLLTYLSGQSTKFTELCLYTLGNICPDSETVKERLLAQGIIPALAGCIQNHRHNLAVVEAAGFALFQLLQSKDAAQKVIPTVLASSLPSHLLSVLTPDPDFGLAPAIECAWCLHSLTSSSSEDHRELLAQGALRQCGSLLVSLGGAVADGNTDQGVELLVCPLLRCVGNLLSSCPAETVHSQLGGVDLVAPLCELVVALIHTLPALARETAWVLNNLTAHSTESCSALLTLNLVPRLLELLPFSQGINTMVLRVLANVAHKKKEFCIQLAELGLLSALTATLKMADQDIVTLSLEVLFMMIVSSPQIAEQFVSQGGLSVLEAIQYNSDGEVRRRATYLLEQHILREK